One window from the genome of Musa acuminata AAA Group cultivar baxijiao chromosome BXJ1-4, Cavendish_Baxijiao_AAA, whole genome shotgun sequence encodes:
- the LOC103981337 gene encoding zinc transporter ZTP29 yields the protein MASQVMIALALSLVGGFSTSIGGLFVVLNHTPDLKMLGILQGFAAGLMLSISFFDLAHNALNTLGFLKGNVWFFVGALFFASIVNFIPEPSFVSRNEEKEDDGSTKDMNRKHQHQILFSGIITAVGISLHNFPEGMAVFLGSMKGLRVGINLALAIALHNIPEGVAVALPVYFATQSKWQAFKLATLSGFAEPLGVIFVAYLFPSSLSPEILEGLLGSVGGVMAFLTLHEMLPLAFEYAGHKQAVQAVFVGMALMSASLYFLEISLPEEMSM from the exons ATGGCTTCCCAGGTTATGATCGCCCTCGCGCTCTCCCTTGTCGGCGGGTTCAGCACTTCGATTG GTGGACTTTTTGTCGTTTTAAACCATACGCCCGATCTCAAGATGCTCGGTATTTTGCAG GGTTTTGCTGCTGGACTTATGTTGAGCATATCCTTCTTTGACTTGGCGCATAATGCTTTGAACACTCTTGGCTTCCTTAAAGGCAACGTTTGG TTCTTTGTTGGAGCACTATTTTTCGCCTCGATTGTAAATTTTATTCCAGAACCATCATTTGTTTCAAGAAACGAAGAG AAAGAAGATGATGGATCAACCAAGGATATGAACAGGAAACACCAACACCAAATCTTATTTAGTGGGATAATCACTGCAGTTG GCATCAGCTTGCATAATTTTCCCGAGGGGATGGCGGTCTTTCTTGGATCAATGAAG GGACTTCGTGTCGGCATCAACTTGGCATTGGCTATTGCTTTACATAATATTCCGGAG GGTGTTGCGGTAGCCCTTCCTGTATATTTTGCTACACAAAG CAAATGGCAGGCATTCAAATTGGCAACACTTTCTGGGTTTGCTGAGCCACTAGGTGTCATATTTGTGG CTTACCTGTTCCCAAGCAGTCTAAGTCCTGAGATTCTTGAAGGCTTACTTGGATCAG TTGGTGGAGTTATGGCTTTTCTGACACTGCACGAAATGCTGCCTCTAGCATTTGAATATGCAGGCCATAAACAAGCAGTCCAAGCTGTGTTTGTTGGCATGGCTTTGATGTCTGCAAG CTTGTATTTCTTAGAAATTAGCCTGCCGGAAGAGATGAGTATGTAG